In Flavobacterium cerinum, one genomic interval encodes:
- a CDS encoding Crp/Fnr family transcriptional regulator, with the protein MATNTFRSNLESYQLLAPDSILSLCELCQEKVVPKNIHLLKSGSIPNYYYYVEKGLFAYYYITDNGEKIIKKFFPENTFIASSSALLTKTPSNFAIQALEDSVVFTISADQFAQLVKERHDIALFYIKYLEKNWVIEKEMMEVSTKSDDAKIRYTDFLTSHASIINRLKQHHIASYLGITPTQLSRIKLKH; encoded by the coding sequence ATGGCTACAAATACATTTCGATCCAATCTTGAAAGTTATCAGCTATTAGCTCCTGACAGTATTCTTTCGTTATGTGAACTTTGTCAGGAAAAAGTCGTTCCCAAAAACATTCATCTTTTAAAAAGCGGTAGCATTCCAAACTACTATTATTATGTCGAAAAAGGACTTTTTGCCTACTATTATATAACCGATAACGGCGAAAAAATTATCAAGAAATTCTTTCCCGAAAACACATTTATCGCTTCCAGTTCGGCATTATTAACAAAAACTCCAAGCAATTTTGCTATTCAGGCATTAGAAGACAGTGTTGTTTTTACTATTTCTGCCGATCAGTTTGCGCAATTGGTAAAAGAACGACACGATATTGCTTTGTTCTATATCAAGTATTTAGAAAAAAATTGGGTCATTGAAAAAGAAATGATGGAGGTTTCTACAAAATCGGACGATGCTAAAATCCGGTATACTGATTTTTTGACTTCTCATGCTTCTATAATTAATCGGTTAAAGCAACATCATATCGCTTCTTATCTCGGTATTACACCTACTCAGCTAAGTCGGATTAAGCTAAAACATTAA